The following DNA comes from Streptomyces sp. NBC_00690.
CCGATCGGATGGGCTGTTCGGGGGCTGCCGCATGAGTCCTGTCACGACGACCAAGGAGGCAGCTGGCCGCAGCGATAGCCGCTGCGGATGCGGAGACGAGTAGCAGGACTCGATGGTCCACGAGGGCAAGTAGGCCCGCTCCGGTAGCCAGGGCGAGGGCATTGGGGGCGAAGAGGAGGGTGTTTGCGGTGGCCGCAACTCTGCCCAGGAGTTCGCTTGGCGTCTCGCGTTGGACGGCCGTCATGGCCGCGATCAGCACGCAGGGCAGTCCCGCGCCGATCACCGCGCTGGCAAGCAGAACCACTGACACCGAGGGGATGGTACGCAGGGCGACACCCACTGCGAACAGCATGATTCCGGCTGCGGCGAAGACTCGTTCGGACATCCGCCGCAACAGAGCACCGGCGAACAACCCGATGACTACGGAACCGATGCCCTGCACGGCGTAGAGCACCCCCGCAAAGGCGGGCGGACGGTCAAGACCTGCATCGACCACGGCATAGATCGACGCCCCGTTCAACCCGGCCACGCCCATCGTCACGGCCCCGGCCCACAGCAACCGTCGTAGAACCGGGTGATGCCGCAGATACCGGATGCCCTCGGCGACTTGGGCGCTCCATCGTTGGGTTTCTATCCGGCGGGGTGCGGGTTCCGAAACCCGTATGAGGGTGAAGGCCATGGCAGCGAGCAGGAAGGTGGTCGCGTCCAGCAGGGC
Coding sequences within:
- a CDS encoding MFS transporter; the encoded protein is MGWVGGRVLRDRNVVFYLSGVVVSGFGSSAMALAAGVWTKSLTGSDSLAALTTFCVWAPTLLGPLIGTLADRVRRRPLLIWTNLGMAMVLLPLLAVRSSDEIWILFAVLIVYGSSSVLLDAAEAALVATVVPETLRGDFNGLRMTANEGMKLVAPLLGALLFVQFGGTAVALLDATTFLLAAMAFTLIRVSEPAPRRIETQRWSAQVAEGIRYLRHHPVLRRLLWAGAVTMGVAGLNGASIYAVVDAGLDRPPAFAGVLYAVQGIGSVVIGLFAGALLRRMSERVFAAAGIMLFAVGVALRTIPSVSVVLLASAVIGAGLPCVLIAAMTAVQRETPSELLGRVAATANTLLFAPNALALATGAGLLALVDHRVLLLVSASAAAIAAASCLLGRRDRTHAAAPEQPIRSAREADIEVPRE